In Sander vitreus isolate 19-12246 chromosome 7, sanVit1, whole genome shotgun sequence, a genomic segment contains:
- the csde1 gene encoding cold shock domain-containing protein E1 isoform X5, which yields MGSPWKGFVEFTLPASPPTAFVSADLSSTSPVGLSLSPYGRSMSFDPGMLHNNGHTAYANGTGPGIRETGVVEKLLTSYGFIQCSERQARLFFHCSQYNGNLQELKIGDDVEFEVSSDRRTGKPIAVKLLKIKPEVLPEERISGQVVSAIPVHLDGKSAPGQVPTGSVCYERNGEVFYLTYTPDDVEGNIHLDTGDKVSFYMETNKHTGAVSARNIQLVKKKQMRCQGVVCATKEAFGFIERADVVKEIFFHYSEFKGDLEALQAGDDVEFTIKDRNGKEVATDVRLLPQGTVIFEDISIEQFEGTVVKVIPKVPTKNQNDPLPGRISSRIGFTDKELPFGEKDTKSKVTLLEGDHIQFNISTDRRDKLERATNIDILPDTFEFTKETREMGVIAAIRDGFGFIKCVDRDARMFFHFSEVLEESQLHISDEVEFTVVPDMLSAQRNHAVRIKKLPKGTVSFHTQSEQRFMGVVEKEVVATTTKNASPTKSKEKEAEEGVIAYEDCGVKLTVPYHNKDLEGGGYPQVGDKVEFSINEVKRTGQQSAVSIRVLNRNASNAKRLLGFVATLKDNFGFIETANHDQEIFFHYSEMCGDLENLELGDTVEYTLSKGKGNKVSAEKVTKVAAVNGISEDVGATATMGKVIRPLRSVDPSQTEYQGLIEVTEEGATKGQNYPFGIMGMSNKADCLQKGELVKFQVCTVAQTGQKMACNVVPQRRAMVECVKDQFGFITYEVGESKKLFFHVKEVQDGLELQTGDEVEFSVVLNQRTGKCSACNVRRVSEGPKQVATPRPDRLVNRLKSITLDDASAPRLVIVRQPRGPDNSKGFNVERKTRQPGVID from the exons ATGGGCAGCCCCTGGAAAGGCTTTGTTGAGTTTACCTTGCCTGCGTCGCCACCCACCGCGTTTGTTAGCGCTGACCTGAGCAGCACCTCCCCTGTCGGACTCAGCCTGTCGCCATATGGCCGATCT ATGAGTTTCGACCCAGGCATGCTCCATAACAATGGACATACTGCGTACGCCAATGGCACAGGGCCTGGCATTAGAGAGACTGGTGTGGTGGAGAAGCTTCTGACTTCCTACGGGTTCATCCAGTGCTCCGAACGTCAGGCTCGTCTCTTCTTCCACTGCTCCCAGTACAATGGCAACCTGCAGGAGCTTAAAATAGGAG ATGATGTAGAGTTTGAGGTATCCTCTGACAGGCGCACTGGCAAGCCCATAGCAGTGAAGCTGCTAAAGATAAAGCCAGAGGTGCTGCCAGAGGAGCGCATCTCGGGCCAG GTTGTCTCTGCAATCCCAGTGCACTTGGATGGAAAGTCTGCTCCCGGCCAGGTGCCCACTGGCAGTGTTTGttatgaaagaaatggg GAAGTGTTTTACCTTACCTATACTCCTGATGATGTGGAGGGGAATATCCACCTGGACACAGGCGACAAAGTCAGCTTTTATATGGAAACCAACAAGCA TACTGGTGCAGTCAGTGCTCGTAATATTCAACTTGTGAAGAAAAAGCAAATGAGATGCCAGGGTGTGGTGTGTGCTACAAAG GAGGCCTTTGGATTCATTGAGAGGGCAGATGTGGTGAAGGAGATCTTCTTTCACTACAGCGAGTTCAAGGGTGATCTGGAGGCTCTGCAGGCTGGAGATGATGTTGAGTTCACCATCAAAGACCGTAAT GGTAAAGAAGTAGCCACAGACGTAAGGCTGCTCCCCCAAGGAACAGTCATCTTTGAGGATATCAGCATCGAGCAGTTCGAAGGCACTGTTGTTAAGGTCATTCCCAAGGTTCCCACCAAAAACCAG AACGACCCTCTGCCAGGCCGCATCAGTTCCCGGATTGGTTTCACTGACAAGGAACTGCCGTTTGGCGAGAAAGACACAAAGTCCAAGGTGACCCTTTTGGAGGGAGACCACATACAGTTCAACATCTCCACCGACCGCAGAGACAAGCTGGAGAGGGCTACCAACATCGACATCCTCCCAGACACCTTCGAATTCACCAAGGAGACCCGTGAAATG GGGGTGATTGCGGCTATACGCGATGGCTTTGGCTTCATTAAGTGTGTGGATCGGGATGCCAGGATGTTCTTTCACTTCAGTGAAGTCCTGGAGGAAAGCCAACTGCACATCTCAGATGAAGTGGAGTTCACTGTTGTGCCT GATATGCTATCAGCTCAGAGGAACCATGCAGTGCGCATCAAGAAGCTGCCAAAGGGCACAGTGTCCTTCCATACCCAGTCTGAGCAACGCTTTATGGGTGTGGTGGAGAAGGAAGTTGTGGCAACCACCACCAAGAATGCAAGTCCCACCAAGAGCAAGGAAAAG GAAGCTGAGGAAGGAGTGATTGCCTATGAAGACTGTGGAGTGAAGCTCACCGTGCCATACCATAACAAGGACCTAGAGGGGGGAGGATACCCACAGGTCGGAGACAAG GTGGAGTTCTCCATCAACGAAGTGAAGCGAACTGGCCAGCAGAGCGCCGTCTCCATTAGGGTCCTCAACCGTAATGCCTCCAATGCCAAGAGACTGCTTGGATTTGTTGCCACACTGAAGGACAACTTTGGCTTCATTGAGACAGCAAATCATGACCAGGAGATTTTCTTTCACTATAG TGAAATGTGTGGTGACCTGGAGAACTTGGAGCTGGGCGACACAGTGGAGTACACTCTCTCTAAGGGAAAAGGAAACAAAGTCAGTGCTGAAAAGGTTACCAAAGTGGCTGCAG TGAATGGCATTAGTGAGGATGTTGGTGCGACAGCGACGATGGGGAAAGTTATCCGTCCCTTACGCAGTGTGGACCCTTCCCAGACTGAATACCAAGGGCTTATTGAAGTCACAGAGGAAG GTGCAACTAAAGGTCAGAATTATCCCTTTGGAATCATGGGTATGTCAAACAAGGCTGATTGTCTGCAGAAAGGAGAACTTGTTAAGTTCCAGGTTTGCACAGTAGCCCAAACTGGTCAGAAGATGGCCTGTAATGTGGTCCCTCAGCGTAGAGCCATGGTGGAGTGTGTCAAAGACCAG TTTGGCTTCATCACATATGAAGTGGGCGAGAGCAAGAAGCTGTTCTTCCATGTGAAAGAAGTGCAAGATGGCCTAGAGCTTCAGACCGGGGATGAGGTGGAGTTCTCGGTTGTCCTCAATCAACGCACAGGGAAATGTAGTGCCTGCAACGTGCGCCGAGTCAG TGAGGGGCCTAAACAGGTGGCCACTCCGCGTCCAGATCGTCTGGTAAACCGATTAAAGAGCATCACTCTTGACGACGCCAGTGCTCCTCGCCTGGTGATTGTAAGACAGCCCCGTGGTCCTGACAATTCAAAG GGCTTTAATGTGGAGCGCAAGACTCGCCAGCCTGGTGTCATTGACTGA
- the csde1 gene encoding cold shock domain-containing protein E1 isoform X2, with product MGSPWKGFVEFTLPASPPTAFVSADLSSTSPVGLSLSPYGRSMSFDPGMLHNNGHTAYANGTGPGIRETGVVEKLLTSYGFIQCSERQARLFFHCSQYNGNLQELKIGDDVEFEVSSDRRTGKPIAVKLLKIKPEVLPEERISGQVGPDLHAYPFTVLHGYIHPVVSAIPVHLDGKSAPGQVPTGSVCYERNGEVFYLTYTPDDVEGNIHLDTGDKVSFYMETNKHTGAVSARNIQLVKKKQMRCQGVVCATKEAFGFIERADVVKEIFFHYSEFKGDLEALQAGDDVEFTIKDRNGKEVATDVRLLPQGTVIFEDISIEQFEGTVVKVIPKVPTKNQNDPLPGRISSRIGFTDKELPFGEKDTKSKVTLLEGDHIQFNISTDRRDKLERATNIDILPDTFEFTKETREMGVIAAIRDGFGFIKCVDRDARMFFHFSEVLEESQLHISDEVEFTVVPVGPVYKLFTKDMLSAQRNHAVRIKKLPKGTVSFHTQSEQRFMGVVEKEVVATTTKNASPTKSKEKEAEEGVIAYEDCGVKLTVPYHNKDLEGGGYPQVEFSINEVKRTGQQSAVSIRVLNRNASNAKRLLGFVATLKDNFGFIETANHDQEIFFHYSEMCGDLENLELGDTVEYTLSKGKGNKVSAEKVTKVAAVNGISEDVGATATMGKVIRPLRSVDPSQTEYQGLIEVTEEGATKGQNYPFGIMGMSNKADCLQKGELVKFQVCTVAQTGQKMACNVVPQRRAMVECVKDQFGFITYEVGESKKLFFHVKEVQDGLELQTGDEVEFSVVLNQRTGKCSACNVRRVSEGPKQVATPRPDRLVNRLKSITLDDASAPRLVIVRQPRGPDNSKGFNVERKTRQPGVID from the exons ATGGGCAGCCCCTGGAAAGGCTTTGTTGAGTTTACCTTGCCTGCGTCGCCACCCACCGCGTTTGTTAGCGCTGACCTGAGCAGCACCTCCCCTGTCGGACTCAGCCTGTCGCCATATGGCCGATCT ATGAGTTTCGACCCAGGCATGCTCCATAACAATGGACATACTGCGTACGCCAATGGCACAGGGCCTGGCATTAGAGAGACTGGTGTGGTGGAGAAGCTTCTGACTTCCTACGGGTTCATCCAGTGCTCCGAACGTCAGGCTCGTCTCTTCTTCCACTGCTCCCAGTACAATGGCAACCTGCAGGAGCTTAAAATAGGAG ATGATGTAGAGTTTGAGGTATCCTCTGACAGGCGCACTGGCAAGCCCATAGCAGTGAAGCTGCTAAAGATAAAGCCAGAGGTGCTGCCAGAGGAGCGCATCTCGGGCCAGGTGGGGCCAGACCTGCACGCCTATCCCTTTACTGTGCTGCATGGTTATATTCATCCA GTTGTCTCTGCAATCCCAGTGCACTTGGATGGAAAGTCTGCTCCCGGCCAGGTGCCCACTGGCAGTGTTTGttatgaaagaaatggg GAAGTGTTTTACCTTACCTATACTCCTGATGATGTGGAGGGGAATATCCACCTGGACACAGGCGACAAAGTCAGCTTTTATATGGAAACCAACAAGCA TACTGGTGCAGTCAGTGCTCGTAATATTCAACTTGTGAAGAAAAAGCAAATGAGATGCCAGGGTGTGGTGTGTGCTACAAAG GAGGCCTTTGGATTCATTGAGAGGGCAGATGTGGTGAAGGAGATCTTCTTTCACTACAGCGAGTTCAAGGGTGATCTGGAGGCTCTGCAGGCTGGAGATGATGTTGAGTTCACCATCAAAGACCGTAAT GGTAAAGAAGTAGCCACAGACGTAAGGCTGCTCCCCCAAGGAACAGTCATCTTTGAGGATATCAGCATCGAGCAGTTCGAAGGCACTGTTGTTAAGGTCATTCCCAAGGTTCCCACCAAAAACCAG AACGACCCTCTGCCAGGCCGCATCAGTTCCCGGATTGGTTTCACTGACAAGGAACTGCCGTTTGGCGAGAAAGACACAAAGTCCAAGGTGACCCTTTTGGAGGGAGACCACATACAGTTCAACATCTCCACCGACCGCAGAGACAAGCTGGAGAGGGCTACCAACATCGACATCCTCCCAGACACCTTCGAATTCACCAAGGAGACCCGTGAAATG GGGGTGATTGCGGCTATACGCGATGGCTTTGGCTTCATTAAGTGTGTGGATCGGGATGCCAGGATGTTCTTTCACTTCAGTGAAGTCCTGGAGGAAAGCCAACTGCACATCTCAGATGAAGTGGAGTTCACTGTTGTGCCTGTAGGTCCTGTTTATAAGCTTTTCACAAAA GATATGCTATCAGCTCAGAGGAACCATGCAGTGCGCATCAAGAAGCTGCCAAAGGGCACAGTGTCCTTCCATACCCAGTCTGAGCAACGCTTTATGGGTGTGGTGGAGAAGGAAGTTGTGGCAACCACCACCAAGAATGCAAGTCCCACCAAGAGCAAGGAAAAG GAAGCTGAGGAAGGAGTGATTGCCTATGAAGACTGTGGAGTGAAGCTCACCGTGCCATACCATAACAAGGACCTAGAGGGGGGAGGATACCCACAG GTGGAGTTCTCCATCAACGAAGTGAAGCGAACTGGCCAGCAGAGCGCCGTCTCCATTAGGGTCCTCAACCGTAATGCCTCCAATGCCAAGAGACTGCTTGGATTTGTTGCCACACTGAAGGACAACTTTGGCTTCATTGAGACAGCAAATCATGACCAGGAGATTTTCTTTCACTATAG TGAAATGTGTGGTGACCTGGAGAACTTGGAGCTGGGCGACACAGTGGAGTACACTCTCTCTAAGGGAAAAGGAAACAAAGTCAGTGCTGAAAAGGTTACCAAAGTGGCTGCAG TGAATGGCATTAGTGAGGATGTTGGTGCGACAGCGACGATGGGGAAAGTTATCCGTCCCTTACGCAGTGTGGACCCTTCCCAGACTGAATACCAAGGGCTTATTGAAGTCACAGAGGAAG GTGCAACTAAAGGTCAGAATTATCCCTTTGGAATCATGGGTATGTCAAACAAGGCTGATTGTCTGCAGAAAGGAGAACTTGTTAAGTTCCAGGTTTGCACAGTAGCCCAAACTGGTCAGAAGATGGCCTGTAATGTGGTCCCTCAGCGTAGAGCCATGGTGGAGTGTGTCAAAGACCAG TTTGGCTTCATCACATATGAAGTGGGCGAGAGCAAGAAGCTGTTCTTCCATGTGAAAGAAGTGCAAGATGGCCTAGAGCTTCAGACCGGGGATGAGGTGGAGTTCTCGGTTGTCCTCAATCAACGCACAGGGAAATGTAGTGCCTGCAACGTGCGCCGAGTCAG TGAGGGGCCTAAACAGGTGGCCACTCCGCGTCCAGATCGTCTGGTAAACCGATTAAAGAGCATCACTCTTGACGACGCCAGTGCTCCTCGCCTGGTGATTGTAAGACAGCCCCGTGGTCCTGACAATTCAAAG GGCTTTAATGTGGAGCGCAAGACTCGCCAGCCTGGTGTCATTGACTGA
- the csde1 gene encoding cold shock domain-containing protein E1 isoform X1, giving the protein MGSPWKGFVEFTLPASPPTAFVSADLSSTSPVGLSLSPYGRSMSFDPGMLHNNGHTAYANGTGPGIRETGVVEKLLTSYGFIQCSERQARLFFHCSQYNGNLQELKIGDDVEFEVSSDRRTGKPIAVKLLKIKPEVLPEERISGQVGPDLHAYPFTVLHGYIHPVVSAIPVHLDGKSAPGQVPTGSVCYERNGEVFYLTYTPDDVEGNIHLDTGDKVSFYMETNKHTGAVSARNIQLVKKKQMRCQGVVCATKEAFGFIERADVVKEIFFHYSEFKGDLEALQAGDDVEFTIKDRNGKEVATDVRLLPQGTVIFEDISIEQFEGTVVKVIPKVPTKNQNDPLPGRISSRIGFTDKELPFGEKDTKSKVTLLEGDHIQFNISTDRRDKLERATNIDILPDTFEFTKETREMGVIAAIRDGFGFIKCVDRDARMFFHFSEVLEESQLHISDEVEFTVVPVGPVYKLFTKDMLSAQRNHAVRIKKLPKGTVSFHTQSEQRFMGVVEKEVVATTTKNASPTKSKEKEAEEGVIAYEDCGVKLTVPYHNKDLEGGGYPQVGDKVEFSINEVKRTGQQSAVSIRVLNRNASNAKRLLGFVATLKDNFGFIETANHDQEIFFHYSEMCGDLENLELGDTVEYTLSKGKGNKVSAEKVTKVAAVNGISEDVGATATMGKVIRPLRSVDPSQTEYQGLIEVTEEGATKGQNYPFGIMGMSNKADCLQKGELVKFQVCTVAQTGQKMACNVVPQRRAMVECVKDQFGFITYEVGESKKLFFHVKEVQDGLELQTGDEVEFSVVLNQRTGKCSACNVRRVSEGPKQVATPRPDRLVNRLKSITLDDASAPRLVIVRQPRGPDNSKGFNVERKTRQPGVID; this is encoded by the exons ATGGGCAGCCCCTGGAAAGGCTTTGTTGAGTTTACCTTGCCTGCGTCGCCACCCACCGCGTTTGTTAGCGCTGACCTGAGCAGCACCTCCCCTGTCGGACTCAGCCTGTCGCCATATGGCCGATCT ATGAGTTTCGACCCAGGCATGCTCCATAACAATGGACATACTGCGTACGCCAATGGCACAGGGCCTGGCATTAGAGAGACTGGTGTGGTGGAGAAGCTTCTGACTTCCTACGGGTTCATCCAGTGCTCCGAACGTCAGGCTCGTCTCTTCTTCCACTGCTCCCAGTACAATGGCAACCTGCAGGAGCTTAAAATAGGAG ATGATGTAGAGTTTGAGGTATCCTCTGACAGGCGCACTGGCAAGCCCATAGCAGTGAAGCTGCTAAAGATAAAGCCAGAGGTGCTGCCAGAGGAGCGCATCTCGGGCCAGGTGGGGCCAGACCTGCACGCCTATCCCTTTACTGTGCTGCATGGTTATATTCATCCA GTTGTCTCTGCAATCCCAGTGCACTTGGATGGAAAGTCTGCTCCCGGCCAGGTGCCCACTGGCAGTGTTTGttatgaaagaaatggg GAAGTGTTTTACCTTACCTATACTCCTGATGATGTGGAGGGGAATATCCACCTGGACACAGGCGACAAAGTCAGCTTTTATATGGAAACCAACAAGCA TACTGGTGCAGTCAGTGCTCGTAATATTCAACTTGTGAAGAAAAAGCAAATGAGATGCCAGGGTGTGGTGTGTGCTACAAAG GAGGCCTTTGGATTCATTGAGAGGGCAGATGTGGTGAAGGAGATCTTCTTTCACTACAGCGAGTTCAAGGGTGATCTGGAGGCTCTGCAGGCTGGAGATGATGTTGAGTTCACCATCAAAGACCGTAAT GGTAAAGAAGTAGCCACAGACGTAAGGCTGCTCCCCCAAGGAACAGTCATCTTTGAGGATATCAGCATCGAGCAGTTCGAAGGCACTGTTGTTAAGGTCATTCCCAAGGTTCCCACCAAAAACCAG AACGACCCTCTGCCAGGCCGCATCAGTTCCCGGATTGGTTTCACTGACAAGGAACTGCCGTTTGGCGAGAAAGACACAAAGTCCAAGGTGACCCTTTTGGAGGGAGACCACATACAGTTCAACATCTCCACCGACCGCAGAGACAAGCTGGAGAGGGCTACCAACATCGACATCCTCCCAGACACCTTCGAATTCACCAAGGAGACCCGTGAAATG GGGGTGATTGCGGCTATACGCGATGGCTTTGGCTTCATTAAGTGTGTGGATCGGGATGCCAGGATGTTCTTTCACTTCAGTGAAGTCCTGGAGGAAAGCCAACTGCACATCTCAGATGAAGTGGAGTTCACTGTTGTGCCTGTAGGTCCTGTTTATAAGCTTTTCACAAAA GATATGCTATCAGCTCAGAGGAACCATGCAGTGCGCATCAAGAAGCTGCCAAAGGGCACAGTGTCCTTCCATACCCAGTCTGAGCAACGCTTTATGGGTGTGGTGGAGAAGGAAGTTGTGGCAACCACCACCAAGAATGCAAGTCCCACCAAGAGCAAGGAAAAG GAAGCTGAGGAAGGAGTGATTGCCTATGAAGACTGTGGAGTGAAGCTCACCGTGCCATACCATAACAAGGACCTAGAGGGGGGAGGATACCCACAGGTCGGAGACAAG GTGGAGTTCTCCATCAACGAAGTGAAGCGAACTGGCCAGCAGAGCGCCGTCTCCATTAGGGTCCTCAACCGTAATGCCTCCAATGCCAAGAGACTGCTTGGATTTGTTGCCACACTGAAGGACAACTTTGGCTTCATTGAGACAGCAAATCATGACCAGGAGATTTTCTTTCACTATAG TGAAATGTGTGGTGACCTGGAGAACTTGGAGCTGGGCGACACAGTGGAGTACACTCTCTCTAAGGGAAAAGGAAACAAAGTCAGTGCTGAAAAGGTTACCAAAGTGGCTGCAG TGAATGGCATTAGTGAGGATGTTGGTGCGACAGCGACGATGGGGAAAGTTATCCGTCCCTTACGCAGTGTGGACCCTTCCCAGACTGAATACCAAGGGCTTATTGAAGTCACAGAGGAAG GTGCAACTAAAGGTCAGAATTATCCCTTTGGAATCATGGGTATGTCAAACAAGGCTGATTGTCTGCAGAAAGGAGAACTTGTTAAGTTCCAGGTTTGCACAGTAGCCCAAACTGGTCAGAAGATGGCCTGTAATGTGGTCCCTCAGCGTAGAGCCATGGTGGAGTGTGTCAAAGACCAG TTTGGCTTCATCACATATGAAGTGGGCGAGAGCAAGAAGCTGTTCTTCCATGTGAAAGAAGTGCAAGATGGCCTAGAGCTTCAGACCGGGGATGAGGTGGAGTTCTCGGTTGTCCTCAATCAACGCACAGGGAAATGTAGTGCCTGCAACGTGCGCCGAGTCAG TGAGGGGCCTAAACAGGTGGCCACTCCGCGTCCAGATCGTCTGGTAAACCGATTAAAGAGCATCACTCTTGACGACGCCAGTGCTCCTCGCCTGGTGATTGTAAGACAGCCCCGTGGTCCTGACAATTCAAAG GGCTTTAATGTGGAGCGCAAGACTCGCCAGCCTGGTGTCATTGACTGA
- the csde1 gene encoding cold shock domain-containing protein E1 isoform X4 — protein sequence MGSPWKGFVEFTLPASPPTAFVSADLSSTSPVGLSLSPYGRSMSFDPGMLHNNGHTAYANGTGPGIRETGVVEKLLTSYGFIQCSERQARLFFHCSQYNGNLQELKIGDDVEFEVSSDRRTGKPIAVKLLKIKPEVLPEERISGQVVSAIPVHLDGKSAPGQVPTGSVCYERNGEVFYLTYTPDDVEGNIHLDTGDKVSFYMETNKHTGAVSARNIQLVKKKQMRCQGVVCATKEAFGFIERADVVKEIFFHYSEFKGDLEALQAGDDVEFTIKDRNGKEVATDVRLLPQGTVIFEDISIEQFEGTVVKVIPKVPTKNQNDPLPGRISSRIGFTDKELPFGEKDTKSKVTLLEGDHIQFNISTDRRDKLERATNIDILPDTFEFTKETREMGVIAAIRDGFGFIKCVDRDARMFFHFSEVLEESQLHISDEVEFTVVPVGPVYKLFTKDMLSAQRNHAVRIKKLPKGTVSFHTQSEQRFMGVVEKEVVATTTKNASPTKSKEKEAEEGVIAYEDCGVKLTVPYHNKDLEGGGYPQVGDKVEFSINEVKRTGQQSAVSIRVLNRNASNAKRLLGFVATLKDNFGFIETANHDQEIFFHYSEMCGDLENLELGDTVEYTLSKGKGNKVSAEKVTKVAAVNGISEDVGATATMGKVIRPLRSVDPSQTEYQGLIEVTEEGATKGQNYPFGIMGMSNKADCLQKGELVKFQVCTVAQTGQKMACNVVPQRRAMVECVKDQFGFITYEVGESKKLFFHVKEVQDGLELQTGDEVEFSVVLNQRTGKCSACNVRRVSEGPKQVATPRPDRLVNRLKSITLDDASAPRLVIVRQPRGPDNSKGFNVERKTRQPGVID from the exons ATGGGCAGCCCCTGGAAAGGCTTTGTTGAGTTTACCTTGCCTGCGTCGCCACCCACCGCGTTTGTTAGCGCTGACCTGAGCAGCACCTCCCCTGTCGGACTCAGCCTGTCGCCATATGGCCGATCT ATGAGTTTCGACCCAGGCATGCTCCATAACAATGGACATACTGCGTACGCCAATGGCACAGGGCCTGGCATTAGAGAGACTGGTGTGGTGGAGAAGCTTCTGACTTCCTACGGGTTCATCCAGTGCTCCGAACGTCAGGCTCGTCTCTTCTTCCACTGCTCCCAGTACAATGGCAACCTGCAGGAGCTTAAAATAGGAG ATGATGTAGAGTTTGAGGTATCCTCTGACAGGCGCACTGGCAAGCCCATAGCAGTGAAGCTGCTAAAGATAAAGCCAGAGGTGCTGCCAGAGGAGCGCATCTCGGGCCAG GTTGTCTCTGCAATCCCAGTGCACTTGGATGGAAAGTCTGCTCCCGGCCAGGTGCCCACTGGCAGTGTTTGttatgaaagaaatggg GAAGTGTTTTACCTTACCTATACTCCTGATGATGTGGAGGGGAATATCCACCTGGACACAGGCGACAAAGTCAGCTTTTATATGGAAACCAACAAGCA TACTGGTGCAGTCAGTGCTCGTAATATTCAACTTGTGAAGAAAAAGCAAATGAGATGCCAGGGTGTGGTGTGTGCTACAAAG GAGGCCTTTGGATTCATTGAGAGGGCAGATGTGGTGAAGGAGATCTTCTTTCACTACAGCGAGTTCAAGGGTGATCTGGAGGCTCTGCAGGCTGGAGATGATGTTGAGTTCACCATCAAAGACCGTAAT GGTAAAGAAGTAGCCACAGACGTAAGGCTGCTCCCCCAAGGAACAGTCATCTTTGAGGATATCAGCATCGAGCAGTTCGAAGGCACTGTTGTTAAGGTCATTCCCAAGGTTCCCACCAAAAACCAG AACGACCCTCTGCCAGGCCGCATCAGTTCCCGGATTGGTTTCACTGACAAGGAACTGCCGTTTGGCGAGAAAGACACAAAGTCCAAGGTGACCCTTTTGGAGGGAGACCACATACAGTTCAACATCTCCACCGACCGCAGAGACAAGCTGGAGAGGGCTACCAACATCGACATCCTCCCAGACACCTTCGAATTCACCAAGGAGACCCGTGAAATG GGGGTGATTGCGGCTATACGCGATGGCTTTGGCTTCATTAAGTGTGTGGATCGGGATGCCAGGATGTTCTTTCACTTCAGTGAAGTCCTGGAGGAAAGCCAACTGCACATCTCAGATGAAGTGGAGTTCACTGTTGTGCCTGTAGGTCCTGTTTATAAGCTTTTCACAAAA GATATGCTATCAGCTCAGAGGAACCATGCAGTGCGCATCAAGAAGCTGCCAAAGGGCACAGTGTCCTTCCATACCCAGTCTGAGCAACGCTTTATGGGTGTGGTGGAGAAGGAAGTTGTGGCAACCACCACCAAGAATGCAAGTCCCACCAAGAGCAAGGAAAAG GAAGCTGAGGAAGGAGTGATTGCCTATGAAGACTGTGGAGTGAAGCTCACCGTGCCATACCATAACAAGGACCTAGAGGGGGGAGGATACCCACAGGTCGGAGACAAG GTGGAGTTCTCCATCAACGAAGTGAAGCGAACTGGCCAGCAGAGCGCCGTCTCCATTAGGGTCCTCAACCGTAATGCCTCCAATGCCAAGAGACTGCTTGGATTTGTTGCCACACTGAAGGACAACTTTGGCTTCATTGAGACAGCAAATCATGACCAGGAGATTTTCTTTCACTATAG TGAAATGTGTGGTGACCTGGAGAACTTGGAGCTGGGCGACACAGTGGAGTACACTCTCTCTAAGGGAAAAGGAAACAAAGTCAGTGCTGAAAAGGTTACCAAAGTGGCTGCAG TGAATGGCATTAGTGAGGATGTTGGTGCGACAGCGACGATGGGGAAAGTTATCCGTCCCTTACGCAGTGTGGACCCTTCCCAGACTGAATACCAAGGGCTTATTGAAGTCACAGAGGAAG GTGCAACTAAAGGTCAGAATTATCCCTTTGGAATCATGGGTATGTCAAACAAGGCTGATTGTCTGCAGAAAGGAGAACTTGTTAAGTTCCAGGTTTGCACAGTAGCCCAAACTGGTCAGAAGATGGCCTGTAATGTGGTCCCTCAGCGTAGAGCCATGGTGGAGTGTGTCAAAGACCAG TTTGGCTTCATCACATATGAAGTGGGCGAGAGCAAGAAGCTGTTCTTCCATGTGAAAGAAGTGCAAGATGGCCTAGAGCTTCAGACCGGGGATGAGGTGGAGTTCTCGGTTGTCCTCAATCAACGCACAGGGAAATGTAGTGCCTGCAACGTGCGCCGAGTCAG TGAGGGGCCTAAACAGGTGGCCACTCCGCGTCCAGATCGTCTGGTAAACCGATTAAAGAGCATCACTCTTGACGACGCCAGTGCTCCTCGCCTGGTGATTGTAAGACAGCCCCGTGGTCCTGACAATTCAAAG GGCTTTAATGTGGAGCGCAAGACTCGCCAGCCTGGTGTCATTGACTGA